The genomic region TCTGAACGCTGTGATTTTTTCACCCTTACAAGTGACAGCAAGTTTTTTTTTGGGCATTTTGTTGTAACCAGAGGTCACATGACAAGAATCTGATCTTTTGCAAATTAACACCTTGGACCAGTTTGAACTCTCTCTTGACTACTCTGGAATGCTTGGCTCTAACTGTGAAACTTGTACAGGCTGCAGCAGCTCTCTGCTATGGTATGTTCACAAATACGACCATGTCATTCTCAAGCATGGTCGGACCTGCTGAGAAGGTGGAGTTCTACGGCCATCCAATCGTCTACATCGCTCCCTCTGTCTACGGGCATCCACATGTAACGCTCGCTAGTCATTAATACTACTATCGAACACTCGAACAACTTCCAGATTCTCATTTTTAATTATCTCATCTTAATGTGTGTAGGCTCTGACTATACATTACCAAAGCTATACGAACTCCATCAAGCTTGTCCTCGCAGTGGATGATGCTCAGTTTCCAGACTCTCATCAGCTTTTGGACGACTTCGCCGAGTCCCTCAGGCTCATCCGTCAGGCAGCTTCAACAAGATGACAGACACAAATAAGAGCATTTTTTTCCGGTAGAATGTAGACTGTTGGCGAGAACTCGCATAGAAATGCTGGACAATAACTTATCAGGAAATTGATGGCCAGGTTACCTGACTGGGGACTCCATAAACTTTCAAGAAATCATTAGAGGCAAATTGTAAAGTGTAAAGACTAGTATGTAATATCAAGAATTGCCAGTCTGACGGATACGCAAAATTCACTCAAATGGGTTTCATAAACTACACGCAGCTAATATTATCAGGAATAGAGCTCATAGAGCCACAGTTACTAGTTGTATACTTGCATATTTCACTACTGTTTAAGCATAAACCAAATAAAATGAATACAATTCGTTATTGAGCTTTCTGTACTGTCATAAGTTTCTGGACTTCTCTTTAAATTCATTTCAAAACTATCTTTGTACTACCACTGTGCACATCCTTGTCCAAACTCACATATCAGCTTTTAGGTGTTGCCACCACTGAGATCATTTGCAGTTTCAGACATCGGTTATCTAAAATCCTTTCTTTCACTCTTGTACAAACTTTCAGAATAGGTTGCAAGCAAACCATACAATGAGCTATCAAACTTCCATGGCTTAAGCCGGCGCTAAAACCTTGGCTATcgcaacaacataattggaattgGAAAAAGGGAAAACCCAGATGCCTCCTATCCTTGTTCTACACCAAGGCGAGGAACAGACGACTACTCTGCGCTAGGTTTCTCTGGTTTCTTGACCAAGATAAACAAGGCTACACGGTTGCTGCGGAATTCAGGGTGCCATTGGTCCTGCTCGATGCACGCAATTAGGAAGTCCTCCATGGCTGCCTCCAAGAAGCACTCCAGCACAGCATCTATACAATCATATGCAAAACATTTATATGGCGTCTGGTCAGTCCAAAAGGAAACAGAGGACGCAAAAAGAGAAGCCTTACCGTTGCGAAGCTCCCCAGCTAGAAGTATAGTAGTGTGCTTCCCTGAGAGTTGGTTGAGAGTGATCAGAAGATCGTCCACAGCTTCCTCGTTGTATATGACGTCGGAGCCAAGCACTGAAAGAATTGAAGGATCATGACATCAATCGTATTCTATGAAGATGAATCAGAAGCAGACAGGAGTTGAATGTCCATGCAAGAAAcacagaaggagaagaagaaaaaaaagacaaACGCGAGCAGACCGAAATCGGGCAGTGGCTCCTCGAGCAATTCATGGTGAGGATTGTCGCCCCACACAAGCTCCGTGACCCGAGCGGAGCCCGGGACGTGGGGGTCGTCGACATTGAGGGCGACGTTCTTCCTAAGCAGCTTGAGCCGGTCGGCGAGGTCGGTGAGGACCACATGGGCGCCCAGCAGGGCGGCGACGCACCCCACCAAGCCGCACCCGGACCCGAGGTCCACCGCGCGCGCGCCGCGGAGGAGCAGCCGCTGGGAGTCGACGGAGTGCTCGAGGAACTTGGCGAGCACGACGCCGCTGTCCCAGACGACCGCCCCCGTGACCCCCGGGGTGGCCATGGAGGAGGGGGACTGCAGCAGGGACAGGCGCCGCCCGCAGGCGTCGAGCTCGAAGGCGTGCGCCGCCTGGCGGACCAGCGCGTTGTTGCGGTGCGACTCGGGCTGCCCCAGGCCCCACAGCAGCATCGTCTCCCCGGCCGCGCTCTCCACCGGTCGCAGCGCGCCGCCGTACGCGCCCATCCCACTGCCCATCATCCTTGTTCCTtgactcggcggcggcggcggcgctctgccctCTGTGTCTGGAGAAACGTGAGTGTTGGGCCGATATGGGCCGGCCGTTAGTTTGTCCAAGGCCCAGCGGTAATGGCTCCTCCTCCGTCCTTGTCCTTGTGCGAACGCAATGCCATCCTGCTCCTCCGCGCCCCACTCGATTGGGAGTTTGGGACGCAATTCAAAAGGGGACGAGGGCAGGTCAGGCGCTCGGCGCTCCTCACGAGCAACGGCTACCACACGAAACAATTTCCTCTTCCTCCTCAGCGGCACCGTCTCGTCGTCACCTCCCTCCTCTTCCCTTCCCGCGGCCCCCGACGCCCTCCGTCCCTCGTCGTCATCCAGTCATCCCCTACACCCGATAAAAGGTACGATGGAAGAAGCAGCCTGCACCGCTGCTCCGAGCCTCCCTTATCACTCTCCGTGGATCAGGACCGCTCCCGTCAGAGTAGTGGCGAAGATTTGCCCGGGCGGAGACCCCACTGGATCCATGCAGGTCTCCGCCCGTGTTCCCGATCCGGCTAACTCCTCCTCCGCTTCCGTCTCATTCGTCCCCATAATCAAGGAGTCTGCTCTTTCTAAGTGAGTCTGGTTGCTTTTCCTCTAGCTTATTTAAGATCCGGCCGATCTCATCAACTAATCTGACTTATTTTGGCTTTGGGTTGCTGAAGTATGACCCACCGCAAACATCGCGAGCACAAACTCGATTGGTGCTATCTCAACGACGATTCGTACACAGACATTTTTCACAACGAGGTTAAACAGCTTGTGGATAAAATCTTCTCCTCTGATGGCCACAACCACGCATGTGTAGTCACTTGCGGTTCCACTAGCAAAACCCACCTTGTTATAGTATGTTTCTTTCATTTATTTATATTCATGCTAATTGTAAGAATTGCATATCTTAACTGCATGTCTTCAATCAAGCTCACTCAATTAAATTTCCAATTCAGGGGTCCGATCATCAACCGGGCTTGCTCACTATGGCCATGGAGCGAATATTTGACTATGCCAAACCTATTAGGGCAACTGTCAGTGTTTCCTCTTATCATGTGCTTCAAGACAGCCATGTCTTTGATCTTTTGGATCCTAAGAACAACGAGGTCCTTGTGCGAGAGGATGCTGATGGAAGGACTCATCTGAAGGGCCTCTCTATGGTATCCTATTTTCTTACACTTTTTTTTTTCTGAATTCATGTTCTTGTCTTTTCATTTTCTCAATCACACAAACTGAAATTAATCAATTAACGCAGGTTGAAATCAATTCAATTCAGGAGTTTCAGAATTTGTGTTATGATAGTGACAAACACCAAAATCGCACCAAAGTTTCCAAAGCTAAAGGACACAATggttttattatttttatttctAAATCTGATCAGAATGGCAAAGAATCCTCTGTATCAAAAATGCATTTTCTTGAGTTGGCAGGTATGTACTTTGCATACGTGAACTGCAATTTTATATTCTACATTATATGACTAAATAAAATTTTATTCTTTAATTTTTATTAGACCATATCAATGATAAGCAAAAGAGCCATGGTGAAAGATTTGTTCAACAAAATTCCAAGAAGTCCTTATATGCCGTGATGGATGTTGTGCAAGCTCTAAACAGCCACCAGAGCTTCATACCCTATAGAAAAAGCAAAATAACCCATATTTTGCAAGACTCTTTATCCAAGACAGGTGGTGCTTTATTAATAGCATGTTTGGTAAGGATAGTTGGTCTTAATATTTTGTATTATGTATTTCTTTTTGGTGATTTTTAAGATAAATATTAAGAAAAATAAATGACTTCACATATCATAGATTAAATGTTTACATTATTTTATGTTTATTGTTATTTTTTGTCGGTTTTGATAAAAGAATCTCTATAAAGTTGAAGGTGGTTTTAACAATGTTGCTCAACAACATATTTCTTAAAATAAAACATATAAGTATATTCTGTATTGCCTTTTGTTAAAACTCAAAAGATAGTATATCCATGTAGCTGCTAAAAAAGAATGTATACAGATACATTTTTTGTTGTCGCTATTCTATATCTTCTTTGTTGTTTTTGTTTGACAGaatacacatttctaaagttaggtTGCATTATTTGTTATAACATTCTATATTTTACCTTACCATACTATTGGAATTGATGCATTGTTATTGCTACTATGCCAATCTAATGCTATGCATTCTTGTTACTATGCCGATCTAATGCTATGCATTCTTAGTGTAGGATGAAGTCTCATGCCAAGATGCAATCTCTACTCTAAGCTTGGCTTCACGCTCAAGCCAAGTGGTCAATGAACAACGGTACAACTTATCCTTAATCACAAAAGGTTGTTCAAAGTCAAATGTAAAGCTTTCAGTGAACAATAAGAATTTGTCAAGATCGTTATTGTCTTCTATCCAACAACAAAGTCCCGTGCTGGAGAAGCCATACAAAACCCAAGTTAATAACATTGCAGTAAAAGCAACAAGATCTCTCAATGCCAATAAGAGGTCGAATTCTGATTTTGGAATTACTACATTTGGTACTAGCATTCTATCAACATTTAAAATAATAATCATTTTGGTGTTATTCAGATCTGAAACAAGCACACATTCAGCAAAAAAGACTGTAAACTTAGTCTCTGCTTCGATTAATTTGAAACACTCTGGTGCTAAGTCTATTCTAAGGGAAAGGTAACACACTATTAATTAAGTAATGGTTATTTTAATGCTTTTCACAGTACCACTAAAATTGACATTTTATTGACCAGGAACTTCTTTATTCCAACTACTAATTCATCAAAGGTACATAATAGACTAGTTTTATCTAGTATTTTCACATAGTATATTACAATATGTGAAATTGACACTAAAGTTGTCATCCTTATATTACTAACTAATCTAAGTTGCAATTTATGAATTATGTAGGAAGATAAGAAAACTTTTGTGACAACTGCGGTAAGGAAACATGAGGTTTGTATACTTAGCATCTTATATCTACACTTGCCATTGACCATTAGTGAACATATTTATATTAGAGTTTTCTATATCATTTCATAGGCGGTAGATACATCAATTTGCATGGAAATTTGAGCCCTCCCACCAATTGAGACACTAACTTTTTTTATTGCCACTGCAAGCATATGCTAGTATTACAACTAACTATTGCAATATATTAGAGCGATATGCAGGAGAATCACAATGGCACAAAAAATATTGTAGTATCATCTGAAATGCAAGTAGTACCTTGCAGCATGAAAGAGATAGTATCAAGTGACATGAAAGAAGAGGTATGCAACCTTTGAAAACAGGCAAATAGATGTCATTTTGGTGTTTGCAATTCTAATCAGAATATCATAAATGTATATACTTTTGTTTCTATTTTCAGGATCATTCCTCTCCAGGTTTTCTTGCAGAGAACTTATTTGCTGACTTGGGCTTTACATGTTCATCTAATGCAGCTGGTAAAATATGTTTCAATTCACTTTATTTCTAAACGTTAGTAATGTATTTGGTAGTATTCTAAATTGCCTTCACTTTCAGATAAAACAACTGAGGAAAATCCAGCCACCGTTCTCCAATCTTCTCCGAAGATAAGCGACCAATTGAGAAAGATATCAAATTCACTGAAGCTTCTTAATTCTATGGCACCTAGTATAGTAAAACAGAAAACAGATATAGTTCGTCCACAATCCTTTGACTTAGTTGAAGCAGAACCAAAAACTCCTGaggtcaacttaaaactttggcaTGCTCAAGATGCACAAGAATCACTTAAGGCTCGTAGCACAGGGATTAAGGTAACTATTTTGAACTCATTACATACACTTTTTATTGTATCATTAGCTTTGGTAATAAATTGTTTACTCTTTTTCTCTACAAATGCAGAAATCTCTAGCTAAGGAGTGTTTGTTGTTTCTAAACAGCGCTAATAAGTAAGTATTACCAATAacatattatattatttattgttGAATAGACTTCATTTATGTTTCTCTAATACATATTTCCGTATCAAATGCAGGGAGCAGTTAAAAAGTTTAAAGGTGCTCAAAAACCTTAAAATATTATTACTTAACCAAACATAAATGATTGCTTATGTCTTGCTAACATGTTGGTGATGTGTAGGGTATTGGAGAGAAAAGGGCAAACTATATACTTGAGCTTCGAGAGGAGTCACCATTGAAAGAGGTAAACCTTCTATATTGAATGTTTAAAAAGTTAAGTTTAAACAATATGAAGCGGAGAATATCAATTAAACTATTTTCTTCTTTTAGATTGATGATCTTAAAAGCATAATTGGGATGAGCaaaagagaggtaggtaactctaCTATAAATATTTGTTTTGGAAACAATCAAAGTATTGTAATTCAAAAAATGTTGCATCGTCGCTGGAGATGGTGGTGCATATCTGTTAGTCAAGTATGTGTTCTAGGTGATGTTAGCACGCATGGTAGAAAAGCTGAGTTGCTGCCTTCTGCTTTCTGTTCCGTTCAGATCGACAAGATGATGTCAAAGTTGATTTCGGACTCGGAGATGAACGAGTAAGGGTTGTATTGATCTCTTCCCACTTAGGAAAGGAGGAGAAGGTCATAGTTCTAAATTTAAATATCGATGCTTGTTGTTATCAGATCGCTGTGGAATCCAGATGATTTTGGGTGTTGCTTGTGAGAATATTCTGATgttttgtttttttaaaaaaaattacaGGAATGTCTTCTCTACGTATAGGTTTTATACAGGAATGTCTTGTCTACGTAACGTATAAGTTTTGTTTTTAAAAAAAGAATATAATCGGGTGGAAGGCTTTCAGGTTTGCTGTATTAGACAAAAACCTATCAGTTACCCTGTCATATTGTGAGTGTGCATATTGTCATATTGTTAGAACTGTGAGAACAAGATATGTTTATTTGGCTCCGCCAATATTGCTTAGCGGCAAAGTATCTGTATCGTCAGCACAGTGCCTGGTGTCCTCTTGGTCACAACAATCTGCACTGTTCGCAGTGGTCTCTCCTACCCTAACATTGCTGATTCCTTCGATCAATGGCCGGGAGGGACACCCAATCcagcggcggcagcggcagcggcaccaACCACTCCAACGCATTCGCATCGAGGAAAAGAAAGGCGATGATAAAAATTTTAAAAATCGCAGCACTAACTGTCGCAACTTTCCAACATCCAAAAGCCCAACGAAAGCGCATAGTGAAAGGTTCAGTGTAAGCGGAAGCCAGACTAGAACTGAAGAGAGATCCATGCTAATTGCTAGGCTTTGCTTGGCTGGCCCTAACAATAGTTTTGGTGCAGCTAACTATCTTTAGGTCGA from Zea mays cultivar B73 chromosome 6, Zm-B73-REFERENCE-NAM-5.0, whole genome shotgun sequence harbors:
- the LOC100278444 gene encoding kinesin-like protein KIN-10B isoform X1, yielding MEEAACTAAPSLPYHSPWIRTAPVRVVAKICPGGDPTGSMQVSARVPDPANSSSASVSFVPIIKESALSNMTHRKHREHKLDWCYLNDDSYTDIFHNEVKQLVDKIFSSDGHNHACVVTCGSTSKTHLVIGSDHQPGLLTMAMERIFDYAKPIRATVSVSSYHVLQDSHVFDLLDPKNNEVLVREDADGRTHLKGLSMVEINSIQEFQNLCYDSDKHQNRTKVSKAKGHNGFIIFISKSDQNGKESSVSKMHFLELADHINDKQKSHGERFVQQNSKKSLYAVMDVVQALNSHQSFIPYRKSKITHILQDSLSKTGGALLIACLDEVSCQDAISTLSLASRSSQVVNEQRYNLSLITKGCSKSNVKLSVNNKNLSRSLLSSIQQQSPVLEKPYKTQVNNIAVKATRSLNANKRSETSTHSAKKTVNLVSASINLKHSGAKSILRERNFFIPTTNSSKEDKKTFVTTAVRKHESDMQENHNGTKNIVVSSEMQVVPCSMKEIVSSDMKEEDHSSPGFLAENLFADLGFTCSSNAADKTTEENPATVLQSSPKISDQLRKISNSLKLLNSMAPSIVKQKTDIVRPQSFDLVEAEPKTPEVNLKLWHAQDAQESLKARSTGIKKSLAKECLLFLNSANKEQLKSLKGIGEKRANYILELREESPLKEIDDLKSIIGMSKREIDKMMSKLISDSEMNE
- the LOC100278444 gene encoding Kinesin-like protein KIN-10B; translated protein: MEEAACTAAPSLPYHSPWIRTAPVRVVAKICPGGDPTGSMQVSARVPDPANSSSASVSFVPIIKESALSNMTHRKHREHKLDWCYLNDDSYTDIFHNEVKQLVDKIFSSDGHNHACVVTCGSTSKTHLVIGSDHQPGLLTMAMERIFDYAKPIRATVSVSSYHVLQDSHVFDLLDPKNNEVLVREDADGRTHLKGLSMVEINSIQEFQNLCYDSDKHQNRTKVSKAKGHNGFIIFISKSDQNGKESSVSKMHFLELADHINDKQKSHGERFVQQNSKKSLYAVMDVVQALNSHQSFIPYRKSKITHILQDSLSKTGGALLIACLDEVSCQDAISTLSLASRSSQVVNEQRYNLSLITKGCSKSNVKLSVNNKNLSRSLLSSIQQQSPVLEKPYKTQVNNIAVKATRSLNANKRSETSTHSAKKTVNLVSASINLKHSGAKSILRERNFFIPTTNSSKEDKKTFVTTASDMQENHNGTKNIVVSSEMQVVPCSMKEIVSSDMKEEDHSSPGFLAENLFADLGFTCSSNAADKTTEENPATVLQSSPKISDQLRKISNSLKLLNSMAPSIVKQKTDIVRPQSFDLVEAEPKTPEVNLKLWHAQDAQESLKARSTGIKKSLAKECLLFLNSANKEQLKSLKGIGEKRANYILELREESPLKEIDDLKSIIGMSKREIDKMMSKLISDSEMNE
- the LOC100274387 gene encoding uncharacterized protein LOC100274387, whose product is MMGSGMGAYGGALRPVESAAGETMLLWGLGQPESHRNNALVRQAAHAFELDACGRRLSLLQSPSSMATPGVTGAVVWDSGVVLAKFLEHSVDSQRLLLRGARAVDLGSGCGLVGCVAALLGAHVVLTDLADRLKLLRKNVALNVDDPHVPGSARVTELVWGDNPHHELLEEPLPDFVLGSDVIYNEEAVDDLLITLNQLSGKHTTILLAGELRNDAVLECFLEAAMEDFLIACIEQDQWHPEFRSNRVALFILVKKPEKPSAE